The genomic stretch AAGGGCAACGGTGACTGTCAATGTCACCGATATTAATGACAACATCCCATCAATAGACACAAGGTACATTATAAATCCTGTGAACGGGACTGTGCTTTTGTCAGAGAAAGCCCCGCTCAATACGAAAATTGCCCTGATTACCGTAATGGATAAGGACGCTGACCTTAATGGTAAAGTGACATGCTTCACAGATCATGATGTGCCATTCCGATTAAAACCTGTGTTCGATAACCAGTTTCTACTGGAAACAGCAACGTTTCTGGACTACGAGACTACAAGAGAATATGCGATTAAAATTGTGGCTTCTGATTCGGGGAAGCCACCTTTGAACCAGTCTGCGATGCTCCTCATTAAAATTAAGGATGAGAACGACAATGCCCCGGTGTTTACGCAGCCCATTATCGGACTTTCCATCCCTGAGAACAATGCCCCCGGCACGCAGCTGACCAAGATAAGTGCTACAGATGCGGACAGTGGCCGCAATGCCGACATCAGCTACATGCTGGGCTTGGACGCGCCTCCCATTTTCAACCTGGACCGCCGAACAGGCATCCTGACAGCAGTACGGAAGCTGGAccgagaaaagcaggatagatacTCATTTACTGTGCTAGCAAAAGATAATGGCATGCCGCCTCTGCAAACTAATGCTACGGTGACAGTTTCAGTCTTGGACCAAAATGATAATAGCCCCGCTTTCACACATAATGAGTATAATTTCTATGTGCCAGAAAATCTACCCATGTATGGCACTGTTGGACTCATCACTGTGACAGATGCAGATTCTGGAGAGAACGCAGCCGTGACTTTGTCTATATTGAATGGGAGAGATAATTTCATAATCGATCCCCTCACTGGTGTCATAAGGCCAAATATCACCTTCGACAGGGAGCAGCAAGGATCGTACACCTTTCAGGTGAAGGCTGTGGATGGAGGGAGGCTACAACGCTCGTCGACAGCCAAGGTGACCATCAATGTGGTTGACGTGAACGACAACAGGCCTGTATTTGTCATCCCATCGTCCAACTACTCGTACGACTTGGTTCCAATGTCCACCAGCCCGGGTTCTGTCGTCACAAAGGTTTTCGCTGTTGATAATGACACAGGAATGAATGCAGAGCTTCGCTACAGTATTATCGGTGGGAACTCAAGGGGATTGTTTGTGATTGACCAGTTAACGGGGAACGTTTCTTTGAGAGAAAAAGTCGTATCAGCAGATCATGGTTTGCACAGACTAGTTATCAAAGTCAATGATTTAGGACAACCCGAGTCACTATATACTATAGCACTAGTGCATTTGTTTGTGAATGAAACAGTCACCAATGGATCATACGTCCAAGAGTTGGTGCGCCGAAACATGGAAACGCCCGTCGGCCAGAATGTTGGTGATGGCGAGATAACCCCGCAGACCAACGATTATGTCAAGATCATCATTGCCATCATCGCCGGCACCATGACCGTCATCTTGGTGATCTTTGTCACCGCTCTGGTGAGATGCCGCCAGACGCCTCGGCACAAGGTGGTTCAGAAAAGCAAACAGAGCGGCGAGTGGGTCTCCCCGAATCAAGAAAACCGCCAgattaagaaaaagaagaagaagaagaagcgctCTCCGAAAAGCCTCCTCCTCAATTTTGTCACCATTGAAGAATCGAAGCCTGACGACCCGGGTCACGAGCACATCAATGGCACTTTGGACATTCCTGTCGAGCTGGAAGAACAGACTATGGGAAAATATAACTGGGCCACCACGCCGACTACCTTCAAGCCCGACAGCCCAGATTTAGCCAAGCACTACAAGTCTGCCTCTCCACAGCCCACGTTCCAAATTAAACCGGAGACTCCCGTGCCGCCCAAGAAGCACCACGTCATTCAGGAACTGCCTCTGGATAACACCTTTGTGGTGGGCTGTGACTCTCTCTCCAAGTGCTCCTCCAGTAGCTCGGACCCTTACAGTGTTTCTGAATGCAGCTGCCAAGGAGGATTCAAAACCCCAGGCTCCATCCACACCAGACAGGTAATaacaatttccttttttcttgcACCTCTATTTCTCTGCTTCTCTCACTCCCTTTTGCTTTATCgtctccttcctttttattttctactgcctttagaggttttttttttaaaagccactgaATGTTCATGCATGGCTGGAGCACTGAGAAGTAAACAGTTATTGTGATTCATCAACactaaaaggaagaaaatgagagCGGAGTGACTCTTAGCTATGAGGAAATTTCTGATTGCTAGATGGGGAAATTCCTGTCTGCAGATGGCAGTGTGGCACTTCTCGCTCTAAGCACATATTATatcctgcaaaaaacaaaaaaagaggttATACATAGTAGGCATGTCCTCCCTAGCTAGCATCTTATGCCCAGGAATCTCAGTAATGTAGGCCAGGTGGAAAGCAATAAGACTTTACAGGATCTGATAAGTGGTTCTTAATGCTAATGGAGTCTGGGATTGTAGGCTCCATTTGGTCGAAGCAAGGTTTCTCTCCCCTTCTGCCGCCCGACAACTTGCTTTTTCCAGACTTGAAACATATTATCAGTTCCGAGCATTGAAGTTAGAAGGGGAAGATATCATAGTAACTGAAAATATTGTCCAGCCTTGAGGGATACATAGCCATAGACTCACCCTCTCCTGCAACATTAATGCACTGTGGCTAATCTAGAGCTCTGATTTAAATGTTGTGAGGGTTGGAGAGAGGAGTGCTTAAGTTACACATTACTATTACGTATATTGAGATGATTCCAAGGGAAATACCTGTCTTGTTTAGGTTATTATTCATAGGACTTGGTTAAAGGAATGAGATGCCTACCACAACACTGTTTTTAGAGGAATGAAGTACGCGAAACATTTTAATCTCATATCACTTCTTTTAAAAGTGGCAAAATGTTCCTTGTATCACAGTAGTGGTGACCATTTCTACCCTTTTGCTGAAAAGCTGGATTTAAACAGCTTGTCCCCACTGAAAATTAAATTCTTGAATACCACGTAGACATCTCCACATTACACTATGCAGTTTCAGTGGGAAGGATGACAAAAATACATCCCTCTTACACTTTTCCATTGGGTGCTTGAGCCTGTTTCATAACTGAAACACAGCACAGATCACTCTCTCATGTATCTTTGAGATACATGACAGGCAAGACAGTGAGTGATGTGTTATTTCAAGTTGATAAGGTGTAGTACAATGTATTTTAAACCGTTTTGCATGCTATCTGGCTAACTCAGACTGGTTACATTTATTACTGGGGAAAACACTAGAGCTGCTGCCAAGTCACATCCAAACTTCATGGtgtcttttatattttatgttgtgTCCTTTTCCTAAGCAAATTGGGAGGTATTTATCCCTGCTGTGGTCCCTGATCTGGACCGCCCATAAACAATGATGGTCCATGAtgaaatagatatagatatatagatacagtagagtctcacttatccaacataaacgggccagcagaacgttggataagcgaataagttggataataaggagggattaaggaaaagcctattaaacatcaaattatgtcatgattttacaaattaagcaccaaaacatcatgtcatacaacaaatttgacagaaaaagtagttcaatacgcagtaatgctatgtagcaattactgtatttacgaatttagcaccaaaatatcaccatgtattgaaaacattgactacaaaaatgcgttggataatccagaaagttggataagcgagtgttggataagtgagactctactatatattgatatatattgATATACATTGTGCTGTGCTAACCTTTCCTGGTCTTGATGAGGATCAAACCCCCCAATTCATGAGAACTGATGTTATGTCCCACATACTTATCTTTGACTAGGAGAAATAGATACATACTAGGTATTAAAAGCACATATTCTTAGAATAACTGCTTGGTTCAGTGGTTCCTGACCTGTGCTCcatagaccaccagtggtccacaggaactaaaatatggtccatgtccTCACCGGTACTGCACCGTTGCCTTgagaagggttacaaatcagtttttggtcaactttagatttggtttggttatttgaggtgcagattcagaaaattgcattggatagaccacatcagctctagataatacggataataacacagcccagccaaaaaaaaaattcttggtgtcttcatttttagtaaggcctgttcctggagttatttgggttgctgtttcagaaaattgcattggatagaccacatcagctctagattattaaatatggttttctgtgggcgagcagatggcaactactggatggcatatgctctgtataagaaactagagctgatgtggtctatccaatgcaattttctaaatcaggagcccaaataaccaaattgaatctaaagttgacccaacactgattcataaccctattggtactaatgttggagagtggtccgtggtcaaaaaaaggttgggaaccactgtgctaggtaAACAACCAATGGACCTGACTTACTTTCCAATGCCATCAAGTAGAAGAAGTTCAATGCTGGGCATGCTTTTCCTCTATAAAGTGAGTAATGGAAGAGAAGGGTCTGGGAATCGAAAAAGGTAGTATTTGGAACCCTAATCTTCCCAACCCTAAACTCTCCCCTAGGCATAATCACGACAATGTGTACAATAAACAGTTAGAGTAGGTCTATTCTTTCATCTTCCCCATTTCTGTCTTCTATCTTTTGTTCCATTCAGACTGAAAATTCTTATGTTCTTGACATTTGACTATATCTCTACTTAAGCTCAGCAAaacattcttttttgtttttcttatttaTCCATTTGTAAACTAGATGTGTAGGGAACTCTGCCAGTATATAAAATTGTTAACTTTTTTTCCAGTGGTCTGATTTCCTTTACTAAAAAATGAGCAAGAAACTACTTTAATTTAGTGTTAGGAAAGAAAGATTGTATGAGAGAGGTTGGGTTAGGTCCCCTCTCTCTGCTCTCTTTTTGTTTAAGCAGAACTTTCGTGTTTCTTTTAAGGGATGGGAGTATAGatagtttctatttttattaccAAAATGCCTCTTAATCCTGTAAACTTttattttaacttgcattttacaTTAAACTTAGTTCATAAATATCTAATAGCAGTgatgggaaaggaaggaaatgacTTGATAAAAAATAATTGCTTGGTAGCCGGTTGGTACAGCCTCATAACCAATCCCATAACTCAGCCTAAA from Anolis carolinensis isolate JA03-04 unplaced genomic scaffold, rAnoCar3.1.pri scaffold_12, whole genome shotgun sequence encodes the following:
- the pcdh11x gene encoding protocadherin-11 X-linked isoform X1, encoding MDLLSRTYLLAVLLASIVFQSGAQEKNYTVREELPENVLIGNLLKDLNLTLDPDVPLSSPLQFKLVYKTGDVPLVRVEENSGEIFTTSNRIDREKLCSGIFSENRCFYEVEVAVLPDEVFRLVKIRFLIEDINDNAPLFPSTVINISIPENTAINSRYSVPSAVDPDIGVNGIQHYELLKPKTAPKRTFGSITNEQGQNVFGLDIIETPEGDKWPQLIVQQILDREQKDTYVMKIKVEDGGNPARSSTAILQVTVTDVNDNRPVFKDNDIEVSVPENAPVGTSVSQLHATDADLGSNAQIHFYFSSQISNLARRLFAIDNTTGLITIKEPLDREESSVHKLTILASDGSSTPSRATVTVNVTDINDNIPSIDTRYIINPVNGTVLLSEKAPLNTKIALITVMDKDADLNGKVTCFTDHDVPFRLKPVFDNQFLLETATFLDYETTREYAIKIVASDSGKPPLNQSAMLLIKIKDENDNAPVFTQPIIGLSIPENNAPGTQLTKISATDADSGRNADISYMLGLDAPPIFNLDRRTGILTAVRKLDREKQDRYSFTVLAKDNGMPPLQTNATVTVSVLDQNDNSPAFTHNEYNFYVPENLPMYGTVGLITVTDADSGENAAVTLSILNGRDNFIIDPLTGVIRPNITFDREQQGSYTFQVKAVDGGRLQRSSTAKVTINVVDVNDNRPVFVIPSSNYSYDLVPMSTSPGSVVTKVFAVDNDTGMNAELRYSIIGGNSRGLFVIDQLTGNVSLREKVVSADHGLHRLVIKVNDLGQPESLYTIALVHLFVNETVTNGSYVQELVRRNMETPVGQNVGDGEITPQTNDYVKIIIAIIAGTMTVILVIFVTALVRCRQTPRHKVVQKSKQSGEWVSPNQENRQIKKKKKKKKRSPKSLLLNFVTIEESKPDDPGHEHINGTLDIPVELEEQTMGKYNWATTPTTFKPDSPDLAKHYKSASPQPTFQIKPETPVPPKKHHVIQELPLDNTFVVGCDSLSKCSSSSSDPYSVSECSCQGGFKTPGSIHTRQHSKDAGRQPSPLKETSLESWTQPQSQRRVTFHLPDGSQESCSDSGVGDHEPSSTASTSHPLPLGFPQEEYYEQTSPNSRTEGDGNSDPESTIEVNLQKALAEASETCTQECLILGHSDNCWMPPSLTQFQQSNPPLPSFGFQQGWGRGAMPEGRHTLGRHLPKDDTEKGQGGCRPQFYNTCERLCASEDPVKVIPLANFLPTQAVPVSGSSTTLIHEHQL
- the pcdh11x gene encoding protocadherin-11 X-linked isoform X2; its protein translation is MDLLSRTYLLAVLLASIVFQSGAQEKNYTVREELPENVLIGNLLKDLNLTLDPDVPLSSPLQFKLVYKTGDVPLVRVEENSGEIFTTSNRIDREKLCSGIFSENRCFYEVEVAVLPDEVFRLVKIRFLIEDINDNAPLFPSTVINISIPENTAINSRYSVPSAVDPDIGVNGIQHYELLKPKTAPKRTFGSITNEQGQNVFGLDIIETPEGDKWPQLIVQQILDREQKDTYVMKIKVEDGGNPARSSTAILQVTVTDVNDNRPVFKDNDIEVSVPENAPVGTSVSQLHATDADLGSNAQIHFYFSSQISNLARRLFAIDNTTGLITIKEPLDREESSVHKLTILASDGSSTPSRATVTVNVTDINDNIPSIDTRYIINPVNGTVLLSEKAPLNTKIALITVMDKDADLNGKVTCFTDHDVPFRLKPVFDNQFLLETATFLDYETTREYAIKIVASDSGKPPLNQSAMLLIKIKDENDNAPVFTQPIIGLSIPENNAPGTQLTKISATDADSGRNADISYMLGLDAPPIFNLDRRTGILTAVRKLDREKQDRYSFTVLAKDNGMPPLQTNATVTVSVLDQNDNSPAFTHNEYNFYVPENLPMYGTVGLITVTDADSGENAAVTLSILNGRDNFIIDPLTGVIRPNITFDREQQGSYTFQVKAVDGGRLQRSSTAKVTINVVDVNDNRPVFVIPSSNYSYDLVPMSTSPGSVVTKVFAVDNDTGMNAELRYSIIGGNSRGLFVIDQLTGNVSLREKVVSADHGLHRLVIKVNDLGQPESLYTIALVHLFVNETVTNGSYVQELVRRNMETPVGQNVGDGEITPQTNDYVKIIIAIIAGTMTVILVIFVTALVRCRQTPRHKVVQKSKQSGEWVSPNQENRQIKKKKKKKKRSPKSLLLNFVTIEESKPDDPGHEHINGTLDIPVELEEQTMGKYNWATTPTTFKPDSPDLAKHYKSASPQPTFQIKPETPVPPKKHHVIQELPLDNTFVVGCDSLSKCSSSSSDPYSVSECSCQGGFKTPGSIHTRQSQRRVTFHLPDGSQESCSDSGVGDHEPSSTASTSHPLPLGFPQEEYYEQTSPNSRTEGDGNSDPESTIEVNLQKALAEASETCTQECLILGHSDNCWMPPSLTQFQQSNPPLPSFGFQQGWGRGAMPEGRHTLGRHLPKDDTEKGQGGCRPQFYNTCERLCASEDPVKVIPLANFLPTQAVPVSGSSTTLIHEHQL
- the pcdh11x gene encoding protocadherin-11 X-linked isoform X3; protein product: MDLLSRTYLLAVLLASIVFQSGAQEKNYTVREELPENVLIGNLLKDLNLTLDPDVPLSSPLQFKLVYKTGDVPLVRVEENSGEIFTTSNRIDREKLCSGIFSENRCFYEVEVAVLPDEVFRLVKIRFLIEDINDNAPLFPSTVINISIPENTAINSRYSVPSAVDPDIGVNGIQHYELLKPKTAPKRTFGSITNEQGQNVFGLDIIETPEGDKWPQLIVQQILDREQKDTYVMKIKVEDGGNPARSSTAILQVTVTDVNDNRPVFKDNDIEVSVPENAPVGTSVSQLHATDADLGSNAQIHFYFSSQISNLARRLFAIDNTTGLITIKEPLDREESSVHKLTILASDGSSTPSRATVTVNVTDINDNIPSIDTRYIINPVNGTVLLSEKAPLNTKIALITVMDKDADLNGKVTCFTDHDVPFRLKPVFDNQFLLETATFLDYETTREYAIKIVASDSGKPPLNQSAMLLIKIKDENDNAPVFTQPIIGLSIPENNAPGTQLTKISATDADSGRNADISYMLGLDAPPIFNLDRRTGILTAVRKLDREKQDRYSFTVLAKDNGMPPLQTNATVTVSVLDQNDNSPAFTHNEYNFYVPENLPMYGTVGLITVTDADSGENAAVTLSILNGRDNFIIDPLTGVIRPNITFDREQQGSYTFQVKAVDGGRLQRSSTAKVTINVVDVNDNRPVFVIPSSNYSYDLVPMSTSPGSVVTKVFAVDNDTGMNAELRYSIIGGNSRGLFVIDQLTGNVSLREKVVSADHGLHRLVIKVNDLGQPESLYTIALVHLFVNETVTNGSYVQELVRRNMETPVGQNVGDGEITPQTNDYVKIIIAIIAGTMTVILVIFVTALVRCRQTPRHKVVQKSKQSGEWVSPNQENRQIKKKKKKKKRSPKSLLLNFVTIEESKPDDPGHEHINGTLDIPVELEEQTMGKYNWATTPTTFKPDSPDLAKHYKSASPQPTFQIKPETPVPPKKHHVIQELPLDNTFVVGCDSLSKCSSSSSDPYSVSECSCQGGFKTPGSIHTRQL